The following are encoded in a window of Bacillus sp. SORGH_AS_0510 genomic DNA:
- a CDS encoding HD-GYP domain-containing protein, with protein MKKQMIDPHIMSEEAQTLKWFLIFFYIISISFDIIFNFITIYFPQLSDQKSNSLTYLLYLIMFALIPVALYLVKKQKLYYIKYIYFISYTLITLVADLIDFIGDGSNYKGGNAGEIFWLLLAPVFVSKRFMIVVSVGLILKYVILGLAIKAPIVFIGILLVTTLSILAFVLLSRFQAYVNAIKTSYDQQLTGIVKGVIATLELKDPYTRGHSERVASYALELAKTTGKYTEEELKSFEFACLLHDIGKIHIPDQILMKPTKLTTEEYEIIKSHTNVGAEAVSKVIQLNSSIEVIRSHHERWDGKGYPDQLKGDDIPFLARIAAVADAFDAMTSNRSYRNALSVDEAYKRIIEGKGTQFDPELVDLFQQTYPIWKKLHDKTVNELNGEISHSKIPAINLRR; from the coding sequence ATGAAAAAACAAATGATAGATCCTCATATTATGAGTGAAGAAGCCCAAACCTTAAAATGGTTCTTAATTTTCTTTTATATAATATCAATCTCTTTCGATATTATTTTTAATTTTATAACTATATATTTTCCGCAATTAAGTGATCAGAAGTCAAATAGCCTAACATATTTATTATATTTAATCATGTTTGCATTAATACCAGTTGCGTTATATCTTGTTAAAAAGCAAAAACTTTACTATATCAAATACATTTATTTTATCAGTTATACATTAATTACCCTCGTTGCAGACCTTATTGATTTTATAGGGGATGGTAGTAACTATAAAGGAGGCAATGCAGGAGAAATTTTTTGGCTTTTACTGGCGCCAGTATTTGTAAGTAAAAGGTTTATGATAGTAGTTTCTGTAGGATTAATTTTGAAATATGTTATTCTTGGACTAGCGATTAAAGCGCCAATTGTGTTTATTGGAATTTTATTGGTAACTACTCTATCTATATTGGCTTTTGTTTTGTTATCTCGATTTCAGGCTTATGTAAATGCAATTAAAACTTCATATGATCAGCAGTTAACAGGGATTGTGAAGGGAGTAATTGCTACACTTGAGCTAAAAGACCCATATACAAGAGGACATAGTGAAAGAGTAGCTAGTTATGCTCTTGAATTAGCAAAAACAACTGGGAAATATACAGAAGAAGAGCTAAAGTCTTTTGAATTTGCTTGCTTACTCCATGATATAGGAAAAATTCATATTCCAGACCAAATTTTGATGAAGCCCACTAAGCTTACTACAGAAGAATATGAAATTATTAAGTCCCATACTAATGTGGGAGCAGAAGCTGTTTCTAAAGTAATTCAATTAAATAGTAGTATCGAAGTTATTCGCTCACACCATGAACGTTGGGATGGAAAGGGCTACCCTGATCAATTGAAAGGGGATGATATTCCGTTCCTAGCCCGAATTGCAGCAGTTGCTGATGCTTTTGATGCAATGACATCCAATCGATCATATAGAAACGCTTTGTCTGTCGATGAAGCTTACAAACGGATAATAGAGGGAAAAGGTACTCAGTTTGATCCTGAATTAGTTGATTTATTTCAGCAGACATATCCAATTTGGAAAAAACTCCATGATAAAACTGTTAATGAGTTAAATGGTGAAATTAGTCATAGTAAAATACCTGCTATTAATTTAAGGAGGTGA